One segment of Rubripirellula amarantea DNA contains the following:
- a CDS encoding tetratricopeptide repeat protein translates to MKVSSLRAVLLLVSLIALSSCGCRAIRRFGESRQSIAARRLSGQGFQAMHDGKWDIAETLFSDALDVSKTDDRAHWGLAEAYWNRGEKELAVNQMEQAVRLSAGDPKFVGRLGEMYLNLGRMSDADQQSQIALRATRNSADAWRLRGDCLRAAGNEAEALAAYHRALALQPDFPQVQLQAAEIYGSQQRFDRLLATLDRLQDNVGVEKTPARADVLQGIAMRQLERPEEARRCLVRATKKDPQDPYSHLELATLEMQQGNLHEANLALSMAMTIDPEAAHANGWMDGFRAEQERIARDTQRLGQPIDQLR, encoded by the coding sequence ATGAAAGTCTCGTCGTTGCGCGCCGTCCTTCTCTTGGTATCGTTGATTGCGCTAAGCAGCTGCGGTTGTCGAGCGATTCGTCGGTTTGGCGAAAGTCGACAATCCATTGCCGCTCGAAGGCTTTCCGGCCAAGGGTTTCAGGCGATGCACGATGGCAAGTGGGACATCGCCGAAACACTGTTCTCGGACGCTTTGGATGTTTCCAAAACGGATGACCGAGCCCACTGGGGACTTGCCGAAGCCTATTGGAATCGTGGCGAGAAGGAACTGGCTGTCAACCAAATGGAACAAGCCGTTCGGCTTAGCGCCGGCGATCCTAAGTTTGTCGGTCGGCTCGGTGAAATGTATTTGAACCTCGGCCGTATGTCGGATGCCGACCAGCAAAGCCAAATCGCGCTAAGGGCAACTCGCAATTCCGCAGATGCATGGCGACTTCGAGGTGATTGTTTACGGGCGGCTGGCAATGAAGCCGAAGCGCTGGCGGCCTATCATCGCGCGCTCGCACTCCAGCCGGATTTTCCCCAGGTCCAATTGCAAGCTGCCGAAATATACGGAAGCCAACAAAGGTTCGACCGCTTGTTGGCCACGCTGGACCGTTTGCAAGACAACGTCGGGGTTGAAAAGACGCCCGCTCGCGCTGACGTTTTGCAAGGGATCGCGATGCGACAATTGGAACGTCCCGAAGAGGCTCGGCGATGCCTTGTCCGTGCCACAAAGAAAGACCCCCAGGACCCTTACTCGCATTTGGAATTGGCAACGCTAGAGATGCAGCAAGGCAACCTGCATGAAGCGAACCTGGCGCTTAGCATGGCGATGACCATTGACCCCGAAGCGGCTCACGCGAACGGTTGGATGGACGGGTTTCGAGCTGAACAAGAACGTATCGCTCGCGATACTCAGCGTCTCGGGCAGCCGATCGATCAACTTCGGTAG
- a CDS encoding bile acid:sodium symporter: protein MWAKLRKHWFLITLAACFMGGYGLAGPVDQVANVPYLREFVVFAVMWAMGVTLRADSIRQSVGKPRAALVAITSSVLLVPLLTLPTMWLLPVDLFRGLFIASLVPCTLASASVWTRKAGGDDSIAMLTTVVTNLACVAVIPVGLSVLSSGMDASDSLPSPGSQIGKLGGLIVAPLVIAQVMRATGWASWADRHKVKLAWLGQVGVLVMVVFGSAQSAIAAGSRVSGISIGGFIAVVLLASVIHTLALVIALGSSRILGVSRGQQIACGISGSQKTLMVGLEIAIDCGFSVVPMLAYHVCQLLIDTVIADRWRAKTKT, encoded by the coding sequence ATGTGGGCAAAACTTCGCAAACACTGGTTCTTGATCACGCTGGCTGCGTGTTTTATGGGCGGCTATGGACTGGCCGGCCCGGTTGATCAAGTCGCCAATGTCCCGTATTTACGGGAGTTTGTGGTCTTTGCTGTCATGTGGGCGATGGGCGTAACCCTGCGAGCGGATTCGATTCGTCAGAGCGTAGGAAAGCCGCGGGCGGCATTGGTGGCGATCACCTCAAGCGTGTTGTTGGTGCCGCTGCTGACTTTGCCGACGATGTGGCTGTTGCCCGTCGACCTTTTTCGCGGCCTGTTCATCGCATCATTAGTGCCTTGTACGCTTGCGTCGGCTTCCGTATGGACTCGCAAAGCCGGGGGAGATGATTCCATCGCGATGCTCACGACGGTGGTGACGAACTTGGCCTGTGTGGCGGTGATTCCTGTGGGATTAAGCGTTTTGTCTTCGGGCATGGACGCTTCGGACAGCCTGCCGTCGCCAGGATCGCAAATTGGCAAACTGGGCGGATTGATTGTCGCTCCGCTAGTGATAGCCCAGGTCATGAGGGCAACCGGTTGGGCGTCGTGGGCGGATCGCCATAAGGTGAAACTCGCTTGGCTGGGTCAAGTTGGTGTGTTGGTGATGGTCGTCTTTGGGTCAGCCCAAAGCGCGATTGCGGCGGGTTCTCGCGTCAGCGGAATTTCAATCGGCGGATTCATTGCCGTTGTGCTTCTTGCCAGCGTGATTCACACGCTTGCGTTAGTGATCGCCTTAGGGAGTTCGCGAATACTCGGTGTCAGTCGTGGTCAGCAGATCGCCTGTGGAATCTCAGGCAGTCAGAAAACGCTGATGGTGGGATTGGAAATCGCGATTGATTGCGGCTTTAGCGTCGTGCCGATGCTGGCTTACCATGTGTGTCAGTTGCTCATTGATACCGTGATCGCGGATCGTTGGCGTGCCAAAACGAAGACCTAA
- a CDS encoding flagellar biosynthesis anti-sigma factor FlgM, with translation MQIYGPFRVSTTQATGAASPTNRVQNAAQTAAKPRAPQADQLDLSASNRLDQSSAIAGGGEIRIDKVAQIRREIADGSYETTEKLDAALDSLLDQLG, from the coding sequence ATGCAAATTTACGGACCTTTCCGGGTTTCCACGACTCAAGCCACCGGCGCCGCAAGCCCGACCAATCGCGTACAGAATGCGGCTCAAACCGCTGCCAAGCCACGTGCTCCTCAAGCCGACCAACTCGATTTGTCGGCATCGAACCGTCTCGACCAAAGCTCGGCCATTGCAGGTGGGGGCGAGATCCGCATTGATAAAGTCGCCCAAATTCGGCGTGAAATCGCCGATGGCAGCTACGAAACGACCGAGAAATTAGACGCCGCTCTGGATAGCTTGCTTGACCAACTTGGATAG
- a CDS encoding Fur family transcriptional regulator: protein MSTSPESLQPLDVSLSPQERFEEYLQTRGLRQTSQRKFLIDAVFDEHEHFDADELIDRLPRRGEKNYVSSATVYRTLREFVDAGLLKSFQLDGRTVYELDYGYPQHDHLYCTKCKQLFEFQSDLLVEMRDKVASEMGFRVTGHRMIIQGICRECTKGRRKKRKQDLV, encoded by the coding sequence GTGTCTACGTCGCCAGAATCTTTGCAACCGCTCGATGTTTCGCTCTCTCCCCAAGAGCGGTTCGAGGAGTACCTTCAAACACGCGGGCTTCGGCAAACAAGTCAGCGCAAGTTTTTGATCGATGCGGTGTTCGATGAGCACGAGCATTTTGACGCCGACGAGTTGATTGATCGCTTGCCCCGGCGCGGGGAAAAGAACTACGTCAGTTCGGCGACTGTCTATCGGACGCTTCGAGAATTCGTAGATGCGGGCCTGCTAAAGAGCTTTCAGCTTGATGGCCGGACGGTTTACGAACTTGATTATGGTTACCCTCAACATGATCACCTGTATTGCACCAAGTGTAAGCAGTTGTTCGAGTTCCAAAGCGATCTGCTCGTTGAAATGCGAGATAAGGTCGCCAGCGAGATGGGGTTCCGAGTGACGGGACACCGAATGATCATTCAAGGTATATGCCGTGAATGCACTAAGGGACGCCGCAAGAAACGCAAACAAGACTTAGTGTAG
- a CDS encoding AsmA family protein, with protein sequence MHERTQRSLARLVFVACCALPTLLTLACIAATWTPWYDRRCRTAIEARLSNETGLQVAIEDFTILSPYATQLDRVRLSEPETGAEVATVASVHWSEENGQTVIVLQQPELQASTLRWSWRLIHDRFLCRPERQKTVTRFAANDLTIHSKQEPITLRDVQAWIEPQSDVNSSGDAIESIQATIACVTASDPSATPIRVSIRRELAGKIPETLWSLQTGDTALPCSFLAEYFSSQWSNLGNNATFTGTLAVRLQEGHWAVDANGRLGQLALDRIFERQTHRLSGTATLHLDRCRIEPARELVDISGAVEAADGVIGRSLLYAAKNHLDFAIAMPEGDEDILYDRLAMQFNLHGPDLRIHGMCRQELGFERMPVDVAMRIKDMPLALSSPDKLPAVRLMALLAPSHSELVPLADQNRHLLPLIIPPRHASPATMQNASPPRIRSARRYEGNGPLTGQPR encoded by the coding sequence ATGCATGAACGAACGCAGCGAAGCCTAGCCCGGCTTGTGTTCGTTGCCTGCTGCGCACTTCCCACCCTTCTAACCCTGGCCTGTATCGCCGCGACGTGGACTCCGTGGTACGACCGGCGATGCCGCACCGCAATCGAAGCTCGATTGTCCAACGAAACGGGGTTACAGGTTGCGATCGAAGACTTCACGATCCTTTCACCCTACGCAACTCAACTTGACCGCGTCCGGCTGAGTGAACCTGAAACCGGTGCCGAAGTTGCCACTGTTGCCAGTGTTCATTGGTCAGAAGAAAACGGTCAAACCGTGATCGTGCTTCAACAGCCTGAACTGCAAGCCTCGACGCTACGTTGGTCTTGGCGACTGATTCACGATCGCTTTCTATGTCGACCCGAACGGCAAAAAACGGTCACTCGCTTTGCCGCCAATGACCTGACGATTCATTCAAAGCAAGAACCGATTACGCTGCGTGATGTGCAAGCGTGGATTGAGCCACAGAGCGACGTGAATTCTTCGGGTGACGCGATCGAGTCCATCCAGGCGACGATTGCATGCGTAACCGCAAGCGACCCATCCGCGACTCCGATCCGTGTTTCCATTCGTCGCGAACTCGCTGGCAAGATTCCTGAAACGCTTTGGTCGCTGCAAACCGGTGACACTGCCCTACCCTGCTCTTTTCTCGCCGAGTACTTTTCGTCTCAATGGAGCAATCTGGGTAATAACGCCACTTTCACCGGGACCTTGGCTGTTCGCTTGCAAGAAGGTCATTGGGCGGTGGATGCCAATGGAAGACTCGGTCAGTTGGCTCTCGATCGAATCTTTGAACGACAAACACATCGTCTATCCGGAACAGCAACCCTGCACTTGGATCGCTGCCGAATTGAGCCTGCACGCGAGTTGGTTGACATCTCGGGTGCGGTTGAAGCGGCCGACGGCGTGATTGGCCGTTCTCTACTTTACGCAGCCAAGAACCATTTGGATTTTGCCATCGCAATGCCTGAGGGTGACGAAGATATTCTGTACGATCGCTTAGCAATGCAGTTTAACCTGCACGGTCCGGACCTTCGCATTCATGGCATGTGTCGGCAAGAACTGGGCTTCGAACGAATGCCCGTCGATGTTGCGATGCGAATCAAAGACATGCCGCTAGCACTATCCTCACCGGACAAACTACCCGCCGTACGCCTGATGGCTTTGCTGGCACCATCGCATAGCGAACTGGTTCCGTTGGCCGATCAAAATCGCCATCTGCTACCGCTGATCATACCGCCGCGACACGCTTCACCGGCAACGATGCAAAACGCATCGCCGCCGAGAATCCGTTCTGCCCGTCGCTACGAAGGCAACGGCCCGCTGACCGGCCAGCCTCGCTAG